ATCACCACAGGTACACGAGAGCGTACAGCGGCGGCCATACCGCCACCACAAAGGTCCAATACACGCGGACGGCGCGCACGCCGACGTAGTCGCGCGCATACGCGCCCCGCCCCGCCCGGCGCGTGACGACCGCGAGCGCCGCGACCGCACCGATCACGTGTAGCGCGTGAGCGCCGACGAGCGTGTAGAACAGCGATCCGTACAGGCTGTCGGCGGTGCGCAGACCGTAACCGATGAGGCGCGCCCACTCGTAGCCCTGCATGGCGAGAAAGCCCGCGCCACCGATCAGCGTCGCGCCCAACAGCCGGGTCGCCCGCGCCGGCTGCCGGCGGTCGAGGGCGCGTACGGCCCACCACATGGTCACGCCGCTCGCGAGGAGCAGCACAGTCGCCACGCCGGTCGCGGCCACCGGCAGCCGCGGCTGGTCGGCCGGCGGCCACACGCCCTCGTACTGGCCACGCAACACGATGTGCGAGCTGATCAGCCCCGCGAACAGCATCGCCTCGGTGAACACGAACAGCGCGACCGCCAGCAGGGCGCTGGGCACCACCGGCCGCGAGCGTGCCGCGAGCGCGCGCGCCGTCATCGTACCGCCCCCTCCATGTGGCCGAACTGGTGGACGATGTCAGGGATGAGCGTTCCGTACAGGATCACCAGCGCGGCCAGCGTCGCGATGACGACGTACTTGATGTAGCGCGGCTCGCGTCCCAGGTGAATGAAGTAGTTGAGCACGAGGTATGCCTTGAACGCGGCGATGACGAAGATCGCGGCGATCGCCGGCCCGGATTTGCTCACGGCCGCGATCACCACGGACACGATCATGGCGACCGCGAGGCCGAGGAATACGCGCGTGTACAGGGTCGTAGTTTCGTCGGACATGGCTCGTCTCGCGGTTACGACGACAGGTACAGAAGCGGGAACAGGAAGATCCACACGATGTCGACCAAGTGCCAGTACATCCCGGCATACTCGACCCGCTGCGGGTTCTCCCCCTTACGGACGCGCAGCGCGACCCAGCCGAGGGCGATCATGCCGGCGATGACGTGCAGCCCGTGGAGTCCGGTCATCGCGAAGTAAAACGACCAGAACAGGTTGGCGGTCGGCGTGAAGCCGTGCGCGATCTCGTGCGAGTACTCGTACGACTTGATGCAGAGGAAGACGAGGCCGCACAGCACGGTGATGCCGAGCCAGCGAGACGCCTTCTTGTAGTCGCCCTGGTGCGCGGCGTGGTGCGCGAGCACGACGAGATAGCTGCTGGTGAGCAGCACGCTCGTATTGACGATGCCGGCCCACTCCACCGTGTGGCTCGCGTACGCGCTCCACTCCGAGTGGCGCATCCGCAACAGCAGGTAGCTCGCGATCAGCCCGCCGAAGATGACCGCCTCGCCGGCGAGCACCCACCACATCGCCATCCGCGATGCGGGAATCAGCTCGGATGACTGCGTTCGCGTGTGTTCCGACACGTCACGCCTCCTCGCGGTCAGTGGATGCGCTGCCTTCCGTCGCGCGGCCGTCGCCCGCGGCGTCAGCGCTGCCGCCGTCGCCGCCGGCGGTGCGGCCGCCGCTGTCCGCTTGCCACTGGGGCACGAAGTCGGGACCGTCGCCCGGGAGCGAATACTCGTAGGCGCCGCGGTAGACCTGCGGGACCTCGTCGAAGTTGCCGTGCGGCGGTGGCGACGGCGCGGCCCACTCGAGGGTGGTCGCCTGCCACGGGTTGCGATCGGCCTTCTTGCCCGCCTTCATCGAGTAAAAGAAGTTGAAGATGAACAGGACCTGCGTGAGCAACAGTCCGATCACCCCCACGGTGGACAGCACTTGGAGATCCTGACCGCCCTTGAGGAAGTCGTAGACGAGCGACGGGTCGGCGATGCGCCGATGATGCCCCATGACGCCCAGTTTGAACTGGGGCAGGAACACCATGTTGAAGAACACGAAGGTGCCCAGGAAGTGCAGCTTGCCCAGCGTCTCGTTCAGCCGGCGGCCCCACATCTTCGGGAACCAGTGATAGATGCCGGCGAACGTGCCGAAGAACACCGACGGTACGAGCGTGTAGTGGAAGTGCGCGACGACGAAGTACGTGTCGTGGAAGTAGATGTCGGCGGCCGCCGACCCGAGAATGACGCCCGTGACGCCGCCGACGAAGAAGTTGGCGATGAACCCGAGCGCGAACAACATCGACGCCGGGAACCGGATCGAGCCGCGCACCAGCGTCGCGAGGAACGCGAACATCGCGACGGCGAACGGCACCGAAATCAGGATCGTGGTGAGCGAAAACGGCGTCGCGAGCCGTGGATCGATCCCGCTGATGAACTGGTGGTGCGCCCAGACGACGAAGCTGAGCACGCCGGCGGCGATCGTCGAGTACAGGATCATCTTGTAGCCGTAGATCGCCTTGCGCGCGTTGCAGGTGATCACCTCGGAGACGATGCCGATGGTCGGCAACAGCAGGACATACACCTCTGGGTGGCCGAAGAACCAAAACAGGTGCTGAAACAACAGCGGGTCCCCGCCCTGCGCCGGCGCGAAAAAGCCCGAGCCGATCGTGCGGTCGAGCAGCAGCATCGCCGCCCCCGCGACGAGGGGGCCGACGCTGAGCAAAAAAACGATCGACGCGATGATCTGCTGCCACACGAACATCGGCAGCCGCATCAGCGTGAGCCCCTTGACGCGCAAGTTCAGCGCCGTCGTGATGATGTTGATGCCGCCCATCAAGAACGACGCGAACTCGACCGCGACCGCGAGCAGCCACAAGTTGACGCCCCAGTTGACGCCGCTCATCTCCGCGGCATCCGACAGCGGCGGATAGGACGTCCAGCCGCCCGCCGCCGCGCCGCCGGGGACGAAGAACGACGCGATCACGATGACGACGCTCACGAAGAACGTCCAGTAGGACATCATGTTGAGCCGCGGGAACGCCATGTCATCGGCGCCCACCATGATCGGCAGCACGTAGTTGCCGAACCCGGCGACGAGCAGCGGCATCGCGACCCAGAAGATCATGATGCTGCCGTGCATCGTGACCACCGAGTTGTACTGGTGCGGCGCGAGCGCGCCGAGCAGCGGCACGTCCTGATCGGGCCAGGCCAGGTGATGGCGCAGGCCGAACGCGAGGAACCCGCCCACCAGGGCCATGAACAGCCCGGTGAGCATGTACTGTTTGCCGATCACCTTGTGATCGACGCTGAAGATGTACTTGCGCCAGAACGACGTCGGTTCGCCGTGACTCATCGACCGGTCGCCTCCACGATCAGGTGTCGCTGTTGCGCCATCGTTTCGGCCCACCGCGCGTAATCGTCCTCTGACAGGACGACCAGGCGGGCCCGCATCGACGTGTGGCCGCCGCCACAGATCTCGGCACAGGCGATCTCGTACGTGCCGGGTTCAGTGGCTTTGAACCAGCCGCGGATGCTGCGACCCGGGACCGCGTCCTGCTTGAGCCGCAGCACCGGGATCCAGAACGAGTGAAGCACGTCGGTCGACTCGAGCTGGAAGCGGACGACCTTGTTGGCCGGCACGTACAAGAACCCGCCGGTCTGGAAGTCGTCCTCCGTGTCGAGCGCACCGTCGGGCCCGGCATAGGTAAACGTCCACGCGAACTGGCGCGCGGTCACCCGGACGAGCACGTCGTGCTGCGGCACCTGCCCCTTGACCTCGTGCCACACGCCGTGACTCTTGGCCTCGATCGACAGGTCGAGCGCGAGGACGAGCACGACCGGGGCGAGCACCCACGCGTTGGCCTTGAGCGTGTCGGCCGGCAGCCACCCGGCGCGCCGCCCCTCCCGGCGGCGGTAGCGCACGAGCGTGTAGACCAAGAAGCCCTCGGCGGCGACGAACCAGACGAGGATGATCCACCAGATGTACCGGATGATCGAATCCACGTCGCCGCCGAAGCTGGAGATGTTCTGGGGCAGGTCGTCAAACATCGAGTTGGCTCCGCGGTGCGGGTGCAATACGCCACGGACCGGCCGCCGAATGCAAGCCCCTAGGGCCACTCAGTGGCGTCGTGCGCGCAAAAATCGCCGGTCGGCGCGGCCGGCGGCGCGCGCGCCGGCGCACCGCGGCTGCCGCCGGCGCCCGCGTGCCAGATTGACAAACGCGGGCCGGCGCAAACGCCAATCCGACACCGGCGGTTGCCGCCCGCGGCGCGCGCGTGGTAGGCAAATCGCACCGATCGCGGTACCGGCCCCCGGCATCGCGCTTGCATTTCGGACGCTTCCCGATGCTGCGCTCCATTCCTTCCGTCGCGCTCGCCACGACCCTCGTGGCCGCCGCCGCCCCCGACGCAGCCGCCGTGGACCTCCAGGGCGGGTCGCTGTCCATCGAGCTGCGAAAGCCCGACGGCGACGGCACCTTCTCCACGATGTCCGCGACCGACGTGGCGGAGTTCTTCAACGCGAGTCACTGCATCTGCGGCACGCCGTTTGCGGTCAGGTTGCAGCTCAGCGGCCAGTCGGGCCGACTCGACAGCGTACCGGTCGAAGTGTGGGTGGGCAATGCGTGCGACGACACCGAGAACCTCGCCGACCGCGACCAGCGATGCACGCAGATCGCGACCGTCTCCGACATCAATGACCTGCAAACCCCGCAGACCATCCCGATCCCGGTCGCCGAGCTGGTGTCGCCGGGCATCACGCAGGGGGGCGTCCTCCCGCCGCCGTACGCGTGTCCGGCGACCGAGGCGACTCGCAACGTGTTCGTCCTCGTCGACGACAACGGCGACAACGAATACGAAAACGTGTTCACCCTGGCCGACGACCTGTTCGTCGACGCGGTCGCGCCGCCGGAGCCGACCGAGGTGCAGGCGTCTCCGGGCGAAAACGGGGCGCAGGTCACGTGGAAGCTGCCGCAGTCGAACACCGACGATCTGCGGTCGTTTCAGA
This genomic interval from Deltaproteobacteria bacterium contains the following:
- a CDS encoding heme-copper oxidase subunit III, with the translated sequence MTARALAARSRPVVPSALLAVALFVFTEAMLFAGLISSHIVLRGQYEGVWPPADQPRLPVAATGVATVLLLASGVTMWWAVRALDRRQPARATRLLGATLIGGAGFLAMQGYEWARLIGYGLRTADSLYGSLFYTLVGAHALHVIGAVAALAVVTRRAGRGAYARDYVGVRAVRVYWTFVVAVWPPLYALVYLW
- a CDS encoding cytochrome oxidase subunit III, whose product is MAMWWVLAGEAVIFGGLIASYLLLRMRHSEWSAYASHTVEWAGIVNTSVLLTSSYLVVLAHHAAHQGDYKKASRWLGITVLCGLVFLCIKSYEYSHEIAHGFTPTANLFWSFYFAMTGLHGLHVIAGMIALGWVALRVRKGENPQRVEYAGMYWHLVDIVWIFLFPLLYLSS
- a CDS encoding cytochrome c oxidase subunit I is translated as MSHGEPTSFWRKYIFSVDHKVIGKQYMLTGLFMALVGGFLAFGLRHHLAWPDQDVPLLGALAPHQYNSVVTMHGSIMIFWVAMPLLVAGFGNYVLPIMVGADDMAFPRLNMMSYWTFFVSVVIVIASFFVPGGAAAGGWTSYPPLSDAAEMSGVNWGVNLWLLAVAVEFASFLMGGINIITTALNLRVKGLTLMRLPMFVWQQIIASIVFLLSVGPLVAGAAMLLLDRTIGSGFFAPAQGGDPLLFQHLFWFFGHPEVYVLLLPTIGIVSEVITCNARKAIYGYKMILYSTIAAGVLSFVVWAHHQFISGIDPRLATPFSLTTILISVPFAVAMFAFLATLVRGSIRFPASMLFALGFIANFFVGGVTGVILGSAAADIYFHDTYFVVAHFHYTLVPSVFFGTFAGIYHWFPKMWGRRLNETLGKLHFLGTFVFFNMVFLPQFKLGVMGHHRRIADPSLVYDFLKGGQDLQVLSTVGVIGLLLTQVLFIFNFFYSMKAGKKADRNPWQATTLEWAAPSPPPHGNFDEVPQVYRGAYEYSLPGDGPDFVPQWQADSGGRTAGGDGGSADAAGDGRATEGSASTDREEA
- the coxB gene encoding cytochrome c oxidase subunit II; translation: MHPHRGANSMFDDLPQNISSFGGDVDSIIRYIWWIILVWFVAAEGFLVYTLVRYRRREGRRAGWLPADTLKANAWVLAPVVLVLALDLSIEAKSHGVWHEVKGQVPQHDVLVRVTARQFAWTFTYAGPDGALDTEDDFQTGGFLYVPANKVVRFQLESTDVLHSFWIPVLRLKQDAVPGRSIRGWFKATEPGTYEIACAEICGGGHTSMRARLVVLSEDDYARWAETMAQQRHLIVEATGR